A single Nocardioides bizhenqiangii DNA region contains:
- a CDS encoding zinc-dependent alcohol dehydrogenase — protein MRRQRTVREARAFWLAEPGRGEIRTEQLRAPGDDEVLVRALRSGISRGTETLVFRGGVPADQHRAMRAPFQDGDFPGPVKYGYLSVGVVEEGPAALTGRRVFCLHPHQTAYVVPATAVTPVPDPVPSDRAVLAGTVETAVNAVWDAAPLLGDRIAVVGAGMVGCCIARLLGRIPGTRVTLVDTEPSRADVAAALGVGFAAPADASDGCDLVVHASATSAGLQRSLELLAPEGTVLDVSWYGDRPVTVPLGGTFHSSRLTIRASQVGTVAPARSGRRSPADRLALALELLADPAFDALLTGRSPLADLPAVLARLADGDRTTLCHTIDYEEG, from the coding sequence GTGAGGAGGCAGCGGACGGTGCGGGAGGCACGTGCGTTCTGGCTGGCCGAACCGGGTCGCGGCGAGATCCGGACCGAGCAGCTGCGCGCGCCCGGCGACGACGAGGTGCTGGTGCGCGCCCTGCGCTCGGGGATCAGCCGCGGCACCGAGACGCTCGTGTTCCGCGGCGGCGTGCCGGCCGACCAGCACCGCGCGATGCGCGCGCCGTTCCAGGACGGCGACTTCCCCGGACCGGTGAAGTACGGCTACCTCAGCGTCGGCGTCGTCGAGGAGGGGCCGGCCGCTCTGACCGGCCGCCGCGTCTTCTGCCTGCATCCCCACCAGACCGCCTACGTCGTACCGGCCACGGCGGTGACGCCCGTCCCGGACCCGGTGCCGTCCGACCGGGCGGTGCTCGCCGGGACGGTCGAGACGGCGGTCAATGCCGTCTGGGACGCCGCACCGCTCCTCGGCGACCGGATCGCGGTCGTCGGTGCGGGCATGGTCGGCTGCTGCATCGCCCGTCTGCTGGGTCGGATCCCGGGCACCCGGGTGACGCTGGTCGACACCGAGCCGTCCCGGGCGGACGTCGCCGCCGCCCTCGGCGTCGGGTTCGCCGCACCGGCGGACGCGTCCGACGGCTGCGACCTCGTCGTCCACGCCAGCGCGACCTCCGCCGGACTGCAGCGCTCCCTCGAGCTGCTGGCGCCGGAGGGCACCGTGCTCGACGTCAGCTGGTACGGCGACCGCCCGGTCACCGTGCCGCTCGGCGGCACGTTCCACTCCTCGCGGCTGACCATCCGGGCCAGCCAGGTGGGCACCGTCGCTCCCGCCCGAAGCGGTCGGCGCAGCCCTGCGGACCGGCTCGCCCTGGCCCTGGAGCTGCTCGCGGACCCGGCGTTCGACGCGCTGCTCACGGGTCGCTCGCCCCTCGCCGACCTGCCTGCCGTGCTCGCCCGACTCGCCGATGGCGACCGGACCACGCTGTGCCACACCATCGACTACGAGGAGGGCTAG
- a CDS encoding CDP-alcohol phosphatidyltransferase family protein, translating into MPALLVTLDVAVGLGPPGWAIGLLGGAVLAALLDGALVRHRAGGLGPAGRITATRAVLACGVAALTAESYVADDHAALIVALATVGLVLDAVDGRVARRTRTESALGGRFDMEVDAFLIAVLSVYVAPAAGWWVLAIGAIRYAYVAVSWVVRWLRRPLPPRYSAKVVAALQGIVLTVAASALVPLVVTQAVLVVALGLLVESFARDVRTLWRERVEPLPPPPDPAPVGSLVRPAVVTAAAFVGLWVALALPNPATGLTPADLLRIPLEGLVLVAVALVLPHRPRFWAAVGFGAVAGALLVLRVVNAGFDLVLDRPFDPLGDWGYFASGVDVLGDSIGDLAARLAAVGVVVLIAVVIVGLAGAAARVVRVAADHRPRATRGVVALGTAWAVCAIAGIHVAGGAPVAAAGAAGLAVDTVDQVRAGLADSDDFAEEIEADPFADVPDDQLLRGLRGKDVLLVFVESYGRSATRGSSYSPGVEEVLVDGTRRLTEAGYLTRSGYLTSPTFGAASWLAHATTQSGLWVDSERRYGQLLDSDRLTLARAFGRAGWRTVFDVPANTEDWPEGEAFYGFDHIYDSRNVGYAGPEFGYALVPDQYTLEHLRREELTGGDRPPLFAEVDLVSSHHPWTPPPPLVAWDEVGDGSVFEGTTEDAEPVDQEADPAKAQQLYGRSIEYSWETLVSFLETYPDPDRVVVVLGDHEPWSFVSGDDAGRDVPITVIAQDGDVVRRTADWQWSPGLLPPADAPVWPMSELRDRLLTAFAGG; encoded by the coding sequence GTGCCCGCACTCCTGGTGACCCTCGACGTCGCGGTCGGGCTCGGTCCGCCCGGGTGGGCGATAGGACTGCTGGGCGGCGCCGTCCTCGCGGCACTCCTCGACGGCGCGCTGGTCCGGCACCGCGCCGGGGGTCTCGGGCCCGCGGGACGGATCACCGCGACCCGCGCCGTTCTCGCCTGTGGGGTGGCGGCGCTGACTGCCGAGTCGTACGTCGCCGACGACCACGCAGCGCTGATCGTGGCGCTCGCCACGGTCGGCCTGGTGCTCGACGCCGTCGACGGCAGGGTGGCGCGTCGTACCCGGACCGAGTCGGCGCTCGGCGGCCGCTTCGACATGGAGGTGGACGCGTTCCTGATCGCGGTCCTCAGCGTGTACGTCGCACCAGCTGCCGGCTGGTGGGTGCTGGCGATCGGCGCGATCCGCTACGCCTACGTGGCCGTGAGCTGGGTGGTCCGCTGGCTCCGGCGTCCGCTGCCGCCGCGCTACTCCGCCAAGGTGGTGGCCGCTCTCCAGGGCATCGTGCTCACCGTCGCGGCGTCCGCGCTGGTGCCGCTGGTGGTGACCCAGGCGGTCCTGGTGGTCGCGCTGGGCCTGCTGGTCGAGTCCTTCGCCCGGGACGTCCGGACGCTGTGGCGGGAGCGTGTGGAGCCGCTCCCGCCACCACCCGACCCTGCTCCGGTCGGGTCGCTGGTGCGGCCGGCGGTCGTCACCGCCGCCGCCTTCGTCGGTCTCTGGGTCGCATTGGCGCTGCCGAACCCCGCGACCGGGCTGACGCCGGCGGACCTGCTGCGGATCCCGCTCGAGGGGCTGGTCCTGGTCGCGGTCGCCCTGGTGCTGCCGCACCGGCCACGGTTCTGGGCGGCCGTCGGGTTCGGCGCGGTCGCCGGTGCCCTGCTCGTCCTCCGGGTCGTCAACGCCGGCTTCGACCTGGTGCTGGACCGCCCGTTCGACCCGCTCGGTGACTGGGGCTACTTCGCGTCCGGGGTCGACGTGCTCGGTGACTCGATCGGCGACCTGGCGGCGCGGCTGGCCGCGGTGGGCGTGGTGGTGCTGATCGCTGTGGTGATCGTCGGGCTCGCCGGCGCGGCCGCCCGCGTGGTGCGGGTCGCGGCCGACCACCGGCCGCGGGCCACGCGCGGGGTGGTGGCGCTGGGCACGGCCTGGGCGGTCTGCGCGATCGCCGGCATCCACGTCGCGGGTGGGGCGCCGGTCGCGGCGGCCGGGGCTGCCGGGCTCGCCGTCGACACGGTCGACCAGGTGCGGGCGGGGCTCGCCGACAGCGACGACTTCGCCGAGGAGATCGAGGCGGACCCGTTCGCCGACGTCCCGGACGACCAGCTGCTGCGGGGGCTCCGGGGCAAGGACGTGCTGCTCGTCTTCGTCGAGAGCTACGGCCGGAGCGCGACCCGCGGGTCGTCGTACTCACCCGGCGTCGAGGAGGTGCTGGTCGACGGCACCCGGCGATTGACGGAGGCCGGCTACCTCACCCGCAGCGGCTACCTCACGTCGCCGACGTTCGGGGCGGCGAGCTGGCTGGCGCACGCGACCACCCAGTCCGGCCTGTGGGTGGACAGCGAGCGCCGCTACGGACAGCTGCTGGACAGCGACCGGCTCACCCTCGCGCGCGCGTTCGGGCGGGCCGGCTGGCGCACCGTCTTCGACGTGCCGGCCAACACCGAGGACTGGCCGGAGGGGGAGGCCTTCTACGGGTTCGACCACATCTACGACTCCCGCAACGTCGGGTACGCCGGGCCCGAGTTCGGCTACGCGCTCGTACCGGACCAGTACACGCTCGAGCACCTCCGTCGCGAGGAGCTCACCGGCGGGGACCGGCCGCCGCTCTTCGCGGAGGTCGACCTCGTCTCCAGCCACCACCCGTGGACACCGCCGCCGCCGCTCGTGGCGTGGGACGAGGTCGGGGACGGGTCGGTCTTCGAGGGCACGACGGAGGACGCCGAACCCGTCGACCAGGAAGCAGATCCCGCCAAGGCGCAGCAGCTCTACGGCCGGTCGATCGAGTACTCCTGGGAGACCCTGGTGTCCTTCCTCGAGACCTACCCCGACCCCGACCGGGTGGTGGTGGTGCTCGGCGACCACGAGCCGTGGTCCTTCGTGAGCGGTGACGACGCCGGGCGCGACGTGCCGATCACCGTGATCGCGCAGGACGGCGACGTCGTACGGCGGACCGCGGACTGGCAGTGGTCTCCCGGGCTGCTGCCGCCCGCCGATGCCCCGGTGTGGCCGATGTCGGAGCTGCGGGACCGGCTGCTCACTGCGTTCGCGGGAGGTTGA
- a CDS encoding anti-sigma factor family protein translates to MSCRFSTLDAAYVLGSLAPAERADFERHLSGCDECARSVRELAGLPGLLARVPAEVLAPDLDREPVPGTLLPALVAAAERQQRRRTIRAALLAAAAVTVIAGGSAVVAGSLGDDDETVTSPPPVVETTAPPQLMTPVGHSQSEGWISLTPLASGGTRLDLTCVYRSSYGGDQAHTYTVVVYPGDGGRAEQVREFSATSGEEVEESGTTSFDVDEIEKVAVEGSYGPILLLNLPRTQ, encoded by the coding sequence GTGAGCTGCCGGTTTTCCACGCTCGACGCGGCCTACGTGCTGGGCTCGCTCGCGCCCGCGGAGCGCGCGGACTTCGAGCGCCACCTCAGCGGGTGCGACGAGTGCGCGCGGTCGGTGCGCGAGCTCGCCGGTCTGCCCGGGTTGCTGGCTCGGGTGCCCGCCGAGGTGCTCGCACCGGATCTCGACCGTGAGCCAGTGCCCGGGACACTGCTCCCCGCCCTGGTCGCTGCCGCCGAGCGGCAGCAGCGACGCCGGACCATCCGTGCGGCCCTGCTCGCCGCGGCGGCGGTGACTGTCATCGCCGGCGGGTCCGCAGTCGTCGCCGGCTCGCTCGGCGACGACGACGAGACCGTCACCTCCCCGCCGCCGGTGGTCGAGACCACCGCGCCACCGCAGCTGATGACCCCCGTGGGGCACAGCCAGTCGGAGGGCTGGATCTCGCTGACGCCGCTCGCGTCGGGTGGCACCCGCCTCGACCTGACCTGCGTCTACCGCAGCTCGTACGGCGGTGATCAGGCCCACACCTACACGGTGGTCGTCTACCCCGGGGACGGCGGTCGCGCCGAGCAGGTCAGGGAGTTCTCCGCCACCTCGGGCGAGGAGGTGGAGGAGAGCGGCACGACCTCGTTCGACGTGGACGAGATCGAGAAGGTCGCGGTCGAGGGCTCCTACGGGCCGATCCTGCTGCTCAACCTCCCGCGAACGCAGTGA
- a CDS encoding sigma-70 family RNA polymerase sigma factor — translation MPEDLATAMRQLHDEHAASLWAFCLHLTGNDRAHAEDVTQETLLRAWRNARVLEESRGSVRSWLFTVARNIVIDEWRTKRSRKEIPTDDLAELSGAEDRTDQLLLSWVVAEALTQLSREHRAVLLECYYRGQSVAEAARRLGIPEGTVKSRTHYALRALRLSLEELGVSQ, via the coding sequence ATGCCGGAAGACCTGGCCACGGCGATGCGACAGCTGCACGACGAGCATGCAGCGTCGCTGTGGGCGTTCTGCCTGCACCTCACGGGCAACGATCGGGCACACGCCGAGGACGTCACGCAGGAGACGCTGTTGCGGGCGTGGCGCAACGCCAGGGTGCTCGAGGAGTCGCGGGGCTCGGTGCGGTCGTGGCTGTTCACCGTCGCGCGCAACATCGTGATCGACGAGTGGCGCACGAAGCGCAGCCGCAAGGAGATCCCGACCGACGACCTCGCGGAGCTCTCCGGCGCGGAGGACCGCACCGACCAGCTGCTGCTCTCGTGGGTGGTCGCCGAGGCGCTCACGCAGCTCTCGCGCGAGCACCGCGCCGTACTGCTGGAGTGCTACTACCGCGGCCAGTCCGTGGCCGAGGCCGCCCGGCGGCTGGGGATCCCCGAGGGGACCGTCAAGTCCCGCACCCACTACGCGTTGCGCGCGCTGCGGCTGTCCCTCGAAGAGCTGGGGGTGAGCCAGTGA
- the acs gene encoding acetate--CoA ligase, with protein MTTDPSSTSETLANLSREDRRFEPPADLAANANVTADAYEHAAKDRVAFWAEQAERLSWAERWDTVLDDSKPPFFKWFTGGKLNAAYNCVDRHVGAGRGDKVALHWVGEPEGDTRDITYAQLKDEVSQAANALTELGVAAGDRVAIYMPMIPEAIVAMLACARIGAPHTVVFGGFSADALASRIDDCQAKVVITSDGGYRRGTPSALKPAVDEARTKTDRVEKVLVVRRTGQDLGEDGWDDDVDVWWHDVVGSASTEHTPEAFDAEHPLYVMYTSGSTGKPKGILHTTGGYLVGASYTHHAVFDLKADDDVYWCTADIGWVTGHSYIVYGPLANGVTQVLYEGTPDSPERGRWWQIIEQYGVTIFYTAPTAIRSFMKQGAEIPERSDMSSLRILGSVGEPINPEAYIWYRKVIGGDRTPVVDTWWQTETGAIMISPLPGVTAGKPGSAMTAIPGVAADVVDDEGNPVPNGSGGYLVVTAPWPSMLRTLWGDDDRYVDTYWSRFPASKVGGMGYYFAGDGAKKDEDGDIWVLGRVDDVMNVSGHRLSTTEIESALVSHPKVAEAAVVGATDEDTGQAVCAFVILREEAGDGGEDIVQELRGHVRKEIGPIATPRQIMIVPELPKTRSGKIMRRLLRDVAEHREVGDVTTLADSSVMDLISKGMGSGSED; from the coding sequence GTGACGACCGACCCATCGTCCACCTCAGAGACCCTCGCCAACCTGTCCAGGGAGGACCGTCGGTTCGAGCCGCCGGCCGATCTCGCTGCCAACGCGAACGTCACCGCCGACGCCTACGAGCACGCCGCCAAGGACCGGGTCGCGTTCTGGGCCGAGCAGGCCGAGCGGCTCAGCTGGGCCGAGCGCTGGGACACGGTGCTCGACGACTCGAAGCCGCCGTTCTTCAAGTGGTTCACGGGCGGCAAGCTCAACGCGGCGTACAACTGCGTCGACCGGCACGTCGGGGCGGGGCGCGGCGACAAGGTCGCGCTGCACTGGGTGGGTGAGCCGGAGGGAGACACCCGCGACATCACCTACGCGCAGCTGAAGGACGAGGTGTCCCAGGCCGCCAACGCGCTGACCGAGCTGGGTGTCGCAGCCGGGGACCGGGTCGCCATCTACATGCCGATGATCCCCGAGGCGATCGTCGCGATGCTGGCGTGCGCGCGGATCGGCGCACCGCACACGGTGGTCTTCGGTGGCTTCTCCGCCGACGCGCTCGCGTCCCGGATCGACGACTGCCAGGCGAAGGTCGTCATCACCTCCGACGGCGGCTACCGCCGCGGCACGCCGTCCGCCCTCAAGCCGGCGGTCGACGAGGCCCGCACCAAGACCGACCGCGTGGAGAAGGTGCTCGTCGTCCGGCGCACCGGCCAGGACCTCGGCGAGGACGGCTGGGACGACGACGTGGACGTGTGGTGGCACGACGTCGTCGGGAGCGCGTCGACCGAGCACACGCCCGAGGCGTTCGACGCCGAGCACCCGCTCTACGTCATGTACACCTCCGGGTCCACCGGCAAGCCGAAGGGCATCCTGCACACCACCGGCGGCTACCTCGTGGGGGCGTCGTACACCCACCACGCGGTGTTCGACCTCAAGGCGGACGACGACGTCTACTGGTGCACCGCCGACATCGGCTGGGTCACCGGCCACAGCTACATCGTCTACGGCCCGCTGGCCAACGGCGTGACCCAGGTGCTCTACGAAGGCACGCCGGACAGCCCCGAGCGCGGGCGGTGGTGGCAGATCATCGAGCAGTACGGCGTCACGATCTTCTACACCGCGCCCACCGCGATCCGCTCCTTCATGAAGCAGGGCGCCGAGATCCCGGAGCGCTCCGACATGTCCTCGCTGCGGATCCTGGGCTCGGTCGGTGAGCCGATCAACCCCGAGGCCTACATCTGGTACCGCAAGGTCATCGGCGGCGACCGCACCCCGGTGGTCGACACCTGGTGGCAGACCGAGACCGGCGCGATCATGATCAGCCCGCTGCCCGGCGTGACGGCCGGCAAGCCGGGCTCGGCGATGACCGCCATCCCCGGCGTGGCGGCCGACGTGGTCGACGACGAGGGCAACCCGGTGCCCAACGGCTCCGGTGGCTACCTCGTCGTCACCGCACCCTGGCCGTCGATGCTGCGGACGCTGTGGGGCGACGACGACCGCTACGTCGACACCTACTGGTCCCGCTTCCCAGCATCGAAAGTTGGGGGCATGGGCTACTACTTCGCCGGCGACGGCGCGAAGAAGGACGAGGACGGCGACATCTGGGTGCTCGGCCGCGTCGACGACGTCATGAACGTCTCCGGCCACCGGCTCTCCACCACCGAGATCGAGTCCGCGCTGGTCTCGCACCCGAAGGTCGCCGAGGCCGCGGTCGTGGGCGCCACCGACGAGGACACCGGGCAGGCGGTCTGCGCCTTCGTCATCCTCCGCGAGGAGGCCGGTGACGGCGGGGAGGACATCGTCCAGGAGCTGCGTGGCCACGTCCGCAAGGAGATCGGCCCGATCGCCACGCCGCGACAGATCATGATCGTGCCCGAGCTGCCCAAGACCCGCTCCGGCAAGATCATGCGCCGCCTGCTTCGCGACGTGGCCGAGCACCGCGAGGTCGGCGACGTCACCACGCTCGCCGACAGCTCGGTGATGGACCTGATCTCGAAGGGGATGGGCTCCGGCTCGGAGGACTGA
- a CDS encoding solute symporter family protein, giving the protein MSSETLATILFIVVVAITIGITFWASRNTKSAADYYAGGRNFSGFQNGLAISGDYMSAASFLGISGAIALTGYDGFLYSIGFLVAWLIALLLVAELLRNSGRYTMADQLAYRMRQRPVRTAAATSTVVVSIFYLLAQMVGAGALVTLLLGIDGEWAIRFTILAVGLLMIFYVVVGGMKGTTWVQIVKAVLLMSGTILITVLVLAEFNFNLSDLLGAAASNTGKGDAFLEPGLKYGINTTSQIDFVSLGLALVLGTAGLPHILIRFYTVPTAKDARTSVNWAIGLIGSFYLMSLVLGFGAAALLSTAPDSEVATSGGNLASPLLAEEVGGGPGSNGGAILLAFIAAVAFATILAVVAGLTLTSASSVAHDLYANVWKKGTATEKDEVKVARIAAFVIGGIAIVLSIFAQELNIAFLVALAFAVAASANLPALVMNLFWKKFNTRGATWAIYGGLVTCVGLVFFSPTVSGPTGVFWTSVDFSWFPLANPGIVSIPAGVLFGIIGTLTSREPEAEAAYSELEVRSLTGAGAEKATVH; this is encoded by the coding sequence ATGAGCTCAGAGACCCTCGCCACGATCCTCTTCATCGTCGTCGTCGCGATCACCATCGGGATCACGTTCTGGGCCAGTCGCAACACGAAGAGCGCTGCCGACTACTACGCGGGCGGGCGCAACTTCAGCGGCTTCCAGAACGGTCTGGCCATCTCCGGCGACTACATGAGCGCCGCATCGTTCCTGGGCATCTCCGGAGCCATCGCGCTGACCGGCTACGACGGCTTCCTCTACTCGATCGGGTTCCTGGTCGCCTGGCTGATCGCCCTGCTGCTGGTCGCGGAGCTGCTCCGGAACTCCGGTCGCTACACGATGGCAGACCAGCTGGCCTACCGGATGCGTCAGCGTCCGGTGCGCACCGCCGCCGCGACCTCCACCGTCGTGGTGTCGATCTTCTACCTCCTCGCCCAGATGGTGGGTGCGGGCGCGCTGGTCACGCTGCTGCTCGGCATCGACGGCGAGTGGGCGATCCGCTTCACGATCCTCGCGGTCGGGCTGCTGATGATCTTCTACGTCGTCGTCGGCGGCATGAAGGGGACCACCTGGGTGCAGATCGTGAAGGCCGTCCTGCTGATGTCCGGCACGATCCTGATCACCGTGCTGGTGCTGGCGGAGTTCAACTTCAACCTCAGCGACCTGCTCGGCGCCGCAGCCAGCAACACCGGCAAGGGCGACGCGTTCCTCGAGCCCGGGCTCAAGTACGGCATCAACACGACCAGCCAGATCGACTTCGTGTCGCTCGGCCTGGCGCTGGTGCTGGGCACGGCGGGACTGCCGCACATCCTGATCCGGTTCTACACGGTGCCGACCGCCAAGGACGCGCGCACGTCGGTGAACTGGGCGATCGGGCTGATCGGCTCGTTCTACCTGATGTCGCTGGTGCTCGGCTTCGGTGCCGCGGCGCTGCTCAGCACCGCGCCCGACAGCGAGGTCGCGACCAGCGGCGGCAACCTGGCATCGCCACTGCTCGCCGAGGAGGTCGGCGGTGGGCCGGGCTCCAACGGGGGCGCGATCCTGCTGGCGTTCATCGCGGCGGTGGCGTTCGCGACCATCCTCGCCGTGGTGGCCGGGCTGACGTTGACCTCGGCATCATCGGTGGCCCACGACCTCTACGCGAACGTGTGGAAGAAGGGCACGGCGACCGAGAAGGACGAGGTGAAGGTCGCACGGATAGCCGCGTTCGTGATCGGTGGCATCGCCATCGTCCTGTCGATCTTCGCGCAGGAGTTGAACATCGCCTTCCTGGTGGCGCTCGCCTTCGCGGTCGCTGCCTCGGCCAACCTGCCGGCGCTGGTGATGAACCTCTTCTGGAAGAAGTTCAACACCCGCGGTGCCACCTGGGCCATCTACGGAGGACTCGTCACCTGCGTCGGCCTGGTGTTCTTCTCGCCCACGGTGTCCGGCCCGACCGGTGTCTTCTGGACCTCGGTCGACTTCTCGTGGTTCCCGCTCGCCAACCCGGGCATCGTCTCGATCCCGGCAGGCGTCCTGTTCGGCATCATCGGCACCCTCACCTCGCGTGAGCCCGAGGCCGAAGCGGCTTACAGCGAGCTCGAGGTCCGTTCCCTGACGGGTGCGGGCGCCGAGAAGGCCACCGTCCACTAG
- a CDS encoding DUF485 domain-containing protein: protein MSTTNGNGGVHQRSDHPVYVELQQSSEFKELRRRFRGFVFPATVAFMTWYLLYVVMSNWATDFMGTKVVGNINIALVFGILQFVSTFLIAWLYGRYMNDRVDPIARDLNERYNDRIDGEVQ from the coding sequence GTGTCCACGACCAACGGGAACGGCGGGGTACATCAACGTTCCGACCATCCGGTCTATGTCGAGCTTCAGCAGTCGTCCGAGTTCAAGGAGTTGCGCAGACGGTTCCGGGGGTTCGTCTTCCCGGCCACGGTCGCGTTCATGACCTGGTACCTGCTGTACGTCGTGATGTCGAACTGGGCCACCGACTTCATGGGCACGAAGGTCGTGGGGAACATCAACATCGCCCTCGTCTTCGGGATCCTCCAGTTCGTCTCGACGTTCTTGATCGCCTGGCTGTACGGGCGCTACATGAACGACCGGGTCGACCCGATAGCGCGTGATCTCAACGAGCGCTACAACGACCGGATCGATGGCGAGGTGCAGTGA
- a CDS encoding pyridoxal phosphate-dependent decarboxylase family protein, with amino-acid sequence MYPPPLHHVFHPANADHYAATIGAGLEHLLAALGRVSGPAAGTGVVEAGARVAAVDLDVPLGTTAEALDELSRVWLDDAVWFHEPTYAAHLNCPVVVPALLAELFVASVNSSLDTFDQSVGGTFVERRLVEWTAGRIGFGPAADGVFTSGGSQSNLQALMLARGSLDREPLGRLRILASADSHFSVRKSARLLGLGEDSVVCVPTDSRHRMDPVALDRSLAACTALGLRPMAIVATAGTTDFGAIDPLPEIADLARAYETWLHVDAAYGGGLLVSPRRRHRLAGIDRADSVTVDYHKTFFQPVSSSALVVRDRALLAPVAWHADYLNPRDPAGAAGSPNQVDKSLQTTRRFDALKLWLTLRMMGPDTIGEYVDAVVDLARDVFIAVSNEPDLELAARPELSTLVFRYVPPGLDRLDQREREAAIATLNNDIRAALYRSGRAMVAATKVDGRQFLKLTLLNPLATVGDIVGVIDLVRETGASLVEPVGTLEAVR; translated from the coding sequence GTGTACCCGCCCCCACTGCACCACGTCTTCCATCCCGCGAACGCCGACCACTACGCGGCGACGATCGGCGCCGGCCTCGAGCACCTGCTGGCCGCACTCGGCCGGGTGTCCGGCCCGGCCGCCGGCACCGGCGTCGTCGAGGCGGGAGCGCGGGTCGCCGCGGTCGACCTCGACGTCCCGCTGGGGACCACGGCGGAGGCGCTCGACGAGCTGTCGCGCGTCTGGCTCGACGACGCGGTGTGGTTCCACGAGCCCACCTACGCCGCGCACCTCAACTGCCCGGTCGTCGTACCGGCACTGCTCGCCGAGCTGTTCGTCGCCTCGGTGAACAGCTCGCTCGACACCTTCGACCAGAGCGTCGGCGGCACCTTCGTCGAGCGCCGCCTCGTCGAGTGGACGGCCGGCCGGATCGGCTTCGGCCCGGCGGCCGACGGCGTCTTCACCAGCGGTGGCTCGCAGTCGAACCTCCAGGCCCTGATGCTGGCCCGGGGCAGCCTCGACCGGGAGCCGCTGGGGCGGTTGCGGATCCTCGCCTCGGCCGACAGCCACTTCTCCGTCCGGAAGTCCGCGCGGCTGCTGGGTCTCGGCGAGGACAGCGTGGTGTGCGTGCCGACCGACTCCCGGCACCGGATGGACCCGGTCGCGCTCGACCGCTCGCTGGCGGCGTGCACCGCGCTCGGCCTCAGGCCGATGGCGATCGTCGCGACGGCAGGCACGACCGACTTCGGCGCGATCGACCCGCTGCCCGAGATCGCCGACCTGGCCCGCGCCTACGAGACCTGGCTGCACGTCGACGCGGCGTACGGCGGTGGCCTGCTGGTGTCGCCGCGCCGCCGGCACCGGCTGGCGGGCATCGACCGGGCGGACTCGGTGACCGTCGACTACCACAAGACGTTCTTCCAGCCGGTGTCCTCCAGCGCCCTGGTCGTGCGCGACCGGGCGCTGCTGGCGCCGGTCGCCTGGCACGCCGACTACCTCAACCCGCGCGATCCCGCCGGCGCGGCCGGCTCGCCCAACCAGGTCGACAAGAGCCTGCAGACGACCCGGCGGTTCGACGCCCTCAAGCTCTGGCTCACCCTGCGGATGATGGGTCCCGACACGATCGGGGAGTACGTCGACGCGGTGGTCGACCTCGCCCGCGACGTCTTCATCGCCGTGAGCAACGAGCCCGACCTCGAGCTCGCCGCGCGGCCGGAGCTCAGCACGCTGGTCTTCCGCTACGTCCCGCCCGGCCTCGACCGGCTCGACCAGCGCGAGCGCGAGGCCGCGATCGCGACCCTCAACAACGACATTCGGGCGGCCCTCTACCGGTCGGGTCGGGCGATGGTCGCCGCGACGAAGGTCGACGGGCGCCAGTTCCTCAAGCTCACGCTGCTCAACCCGCTGGCGACCGTCGGCGACATCGTCGGCGTGATCGACCTGGTGCGGGAGACCGGTGCTTCGTTGGTCGAGCCTGTCGGGACCCTGGAGGCGGTCCGGTGA